The DNA segment CTGCACGATCGGTACGGCATCAATGCGGCGCAGAGTGCGCAGGACGTCGCGCAGGTTGCGGATATCGTTTTCGGCGCCGTGAAGCCGGGCATCATGATTAAAGTGCTGAGCGAAATCAGCTCCAGCCTGAACAAGGACTCATTAGTCGTCTCTATCGCTGCGGGGGTCACGCTCGATCAGCTGGCGCGCGCGCTGGGGCACGATCGCAAAATTGTTCGCGCGATGCCAAACACGCCGTCTTTAGTCAACGCGGGCATGACCTCCATAACGCCAAATGCGCTGGTCACGCCGGAAGATACCGCTGACGTGCTGAACATTTTCCGCTGCTTTGGCGAAGCGGAAGTGATTGCCGAGTCGATGATCCACCCCGTCGTTGGGGTCAGCGGTTCCGCTCCGGCTTATGTCTTCATGTTTATTGAGGCGATGGCCGATGCCGCAGTGCTGGGCGGAATGCCTCGCGCGCAGGCCTATAAATTCGCCGCGCAGGCCGTAATGGGCTCCGCCAAAATGGTGCTCGAAACGGGTAAACATCCGGGTGAACTGAAAGATATGGTGTGCTCGCCTGGCGGGACGACCATTGAAGCCGTTCGGGTGCTGGAGGAGCGAGGGTTCCGGGCGTCGATTATCGAAGCGATGGCGAAGTGTATGGAAAAATCAGAGAAACTCAGTAAGTCCTGAGCCAGTTGCCGGACGTCAGGCCGCCACTTCGGTACGGTTACGTCCGGCGTTCTTTGCTTTATAAAGCGCCATATCCGCCGATTTCAGCCATTCCCGGTAGTGTCCGATTTGCGTGGTCAATGGCGCAACGCCCACGCTGATGCGCAAAATAACCTGTGGCGCGCACGGCAGGCGTAACGCGTTTAATCGCTCATGAACCCGCGACATCGCGGCAATCGCGTTATCCGCTGGCGTACCGCACATGATCACCGCAAACTCGTCGCCGCCAAAACGTCCTATCACATCGCTGCCGCGCAGCGTCATCTGCAACTGGCGCGTCAGGGCAATGATCGCCTCATCTCCGACATCGTGCCCCCAGGTATCGTTAATGCTCTTAAAGTGATCGATATCGATGATGAGCAACGTGGCGTCCCGGTGGTAGCGGCGACAGTTATCAAATTCATTACGCAACAATATTTCCCAGTGACGCCGGTTATAGACCCCGGTCATGCCATCCCGCATGCTCATCACCTGTAGCCTGCGTTTATGTTCCGCCAGCTTAGTCGCCGTCTGGTAACTCACCCAGGCAAACAGCAAGGGATAAATCACAATCACCGGCAGGGAGAACCACCACTCCAGCGGCGCGCTGCGAAAAGCCACGGTAATTCCGGTCAGCTGTAACGTCACCAGACATGACACAACCATTAACACCATACCGGCAATAAAGAGCCGCAGCCCTCCCGCGCCCATCAAATTCATACACATCATCATCAGCAGAGCCGTGGAGGGCAGCACGTTGACGCCCATCACCCCAACCCAGACGCCAGCAAGAATGGCGTCCGCCTTTAAGTTGTATATTTCCCGGCTTAAGGGATCGATGGCTTTACTCGCCAGTTGCCACGCCAGGTGCGGCCAGACGAAAGACCAGCCGACCAGAAACAACCACCATCCTCCCGCAATCGGTTGTGAAGCCAGTACGGCGGCGATCGGGAGAAACATCCATCCCAGTCCTACCGCACGCGGCAGTCTCACCCGCCTGGCGAATCGCAGCCCGGAGCGTTGATGGTCATTTTGAGGAGAGTGAGGTGGCTCACTCTGTGCGACCGCTTTTTTGTAAAAGTTTTCATCATTCATTATTTTTTGGGAACATTCTGAAACAATTTTCCCAAATTATAGAGAGGGGGATTGTGAAGGAAGTATGAAATTTCGGGTGAGTGATTTTCTCAGCTCACCCGTTAGCACTATGCGGATTTTTTCAGACAGGCACTCATAAACTTGCTGCGATCGTCGCCTTTCAGCGACTGGTCCGTCGCCTGCTGGTTGCACTCACGCATTCTCTGTTGCTGCGGCGTCAGGCTTTTCTCACCAGGGGCGGATTTACTGTTTTTCAGGCAATCGCTCATGTAGGTCTTACGCGCATCCCCTTTTAACGCCTGCGCCGTCGCCTGCTGATTGCAGCTCGTCATACGCTGTTGTTGCGGGGTTAATGTCTTCTCGGCAGCGCCGACGGCGGTTAAAAAAACCAGCCCAAACAGCAGGGTAACCAGTAATGTTATTTTCATAGCACCATCCTTCTGTGAGTGTTGACACTACACGTCATCCTTCTGGTTACGTGCGCCGTAACCGAAGGAGGCTAACTCTAAGTCTGGCTGCTGACGACGAAAATACCACCTGACGGCAAAAGTATTGCCGTCAGGAGTCCGTTTACTTCAGTCCCAACGCCGCTTTCATGGTGTAGAACAGATCGGTCTGGTCCGTTAATCCGACGACATTCGCCGCATGCGGGCCGTATGCGGCAATGCGCAACTGGCTGCCGGTATGTTCCTGCGACTCCTCTTCCGAGTTGCCGTAGCTGATGACCATCACCGCGCCATCTTTGGTATTTAACGCCTGCGTCAGTCCCGGCGCTTTGCTTTCCGGCGCGATAATCTGGCTGGAATGCGCATGATCGGCAGTCACCACAACCAGGGTATTGCCCTCTTTTTTAGCGAATGCGAGCGCACGCTGTACGGCTTCGTCCAGATCGACCGTTTCACCAATCTGCCCGCATGGGTTGGCGGCGTGATCCTGTTTATCGATAGACGCGCCTTCAACCTGCAAGAAGAAACCTTTTTCATTCTTACTCAACAGCTCAATCGCTTTGTCCGTCATTTGCGCCAGCGTAGGCACGGTATCATCGCGCTGCGGGTTTGCCTTGCAGGTCACCGCAGGTTGTTCAAGGTTGCCGTGATAAGAGGCTTTCGGGCCTTCCCAGCGAACCGGCATGTTGCCGTCGGAGAACAAGCCCAGCAGCGGCTTATCCTGATTTGCCGCCGTTACCGCCTTCAGCGAGTCGGCATCGTTCACCAGCTGATATCCCCGCGCCAGCGCCTGCTCACGCAGCGTTTTCCCCTGCCATTCGCCTGCTGTCGCCATTTCAGCAAAGGTGGCCGCGCCGCCACCAAGCGTAACGTCCGCCCGCGTATTCAGCAGTTGCTCGGTGATCGACCCTTTTCCACCCTTCTCCAGCGCGTTTGTCGGGCAAAGAGTGCTGGTAAGGTTGGGGCCGTAGCATTTGCGTGAGGTTACATGGGAGACTAACGCGGCGGGTGTCGCATCCTGTAATTCTGCGGTCGAGACGTTGCCCGTCGCCAGACCTGCCGCTTTGGCCATCTCCAGGATCGTGGTGTGATCTTTTTCGTGGATATCGACGCCTAACGCGCCGTTATAGGTTTTAACTCCCGTCGACCACGCCGTTGCCGACGCGGCGGAGTCTGTGACGTAATCCGGTTTACCCGTTTCTTTATCCAGCGCGTAATGGGTGTATTGCCCGGTCAACGGTAAAGCATCAATTCCTTTAAAAAAGCCGCCGGCCCCTTGCGCATAATTTCGCGCCGCAGTGATTTCAGAATCACCCATACCGTCGCCAATCAGCAGGATAATATTTTTGGCCGGTTTATCGCTCAGCGAATCTCGCAGCGCCGCCGTTTGATCGCCCGCTAATCGGCGCGCCCCGCCCGGCGTGGTAATATCTCCCTGTGCGGCACGATTATCCAGCACCGTCATCGTGGACGTCCTGGCATGCGTAATGGGGGTAAACAGCAGAGGTAACAGGGCAATAGCAATAGCGCTTTGTTTCACTTTATTTTCTCCATGTGCCTACCCTAAATAATTCGGGTTACAGAAAGCCAATGCATATGCAACCTGAAGTACAACGGGTATAAATACAGTAAAATAAAAACAAAGCGACTATAGGTAACTGACGTGACAAGGTTATGACAGTGTTTACTCTGAATACGATCAGCTACGAGGATGCCTCAGTAACTTTTTTACATACTGGCGCAGCAATTCCGTATCGTAATCTGGAACGCTGGCATCCGGCTTTACGCCGTCGAGCGCATCCTCAACCTGATGAATGAGCTTCTGCTGCTCATTTTGCGCCATATTACGCAGCATCGCCGTGACAATAATCTCTAACGCTTCTACCTGAGCAACCAGTTCTTTCGACTCTTCTTCTTTTTGGGCGAGCCTCAGCAACAACTCTGAAATGAGATTTTTCATGACCGTATTTCCTTATCCGAGGAATGCTGACGTTATCATTATGGTTCACGACTGCCTAGAGGGTAAAAGTAGTATTTTTATGATAAAGGAAAGACTTTCTGTAAATAATGCGCTGACAAAATGGAGCGAAACGTTTCTCGCGAGAAAATAATTCAACCGTAAAAAATCAGGGTATAAATAGTCACGCCATTACATAAATTAAAGTTATGGTAAATACGCCAGAATTTAACTTAAAGCGTATCGCCATAATATATTTGATATCCCAGATTGACCCTGTCCAGCGTCTCTTTTCCGCCCAGACGTTTAATCAGCATATCTGCGGCTACGCTTCCCATATCGTAGCGGGGGGTAATCACGCTCGCTATTTTTTGCAAACGTGCGCGGCCGATTTCCAGGCCATGAAATCCGGCAATAGCAACCTGTTGCGGAACGGGGATCTGCTGCGACTGACACTCCAGCAGCGCGCCAACGGCTAAGTCGTCATTGGTGCAAAAAATCGCGTTAATATCCGGTCTGTCGCGCATCGTCTGCAAAAACAACTGACGACCTAAGGCCAGTGACGAAATGGCTTTTGGCACCACATGGTAAGGCTGTAACCCCTGTTCGTTCAGCGCACGCTCAACGCCGCGATAGCGACTGACATCACGCGGGTCGTCCATTGAGCCGAAAAACGCCACAGCGCGTTTTCCCGCCTCCAGAAACGCCTGAGTCATATCCCACGCGGCTTTTTCGTTATCAATACCAACCTGCATATCCAGACAATGCTCGGTGATATCCATTAACTCCGCCACGGGGATACCGCTGGCGCGCACATACTGCACCATACGTTCAGTATGTTGTTTTCCGGTCAGAATCAGCGCATCAATGTTGTAGGAGAGCAGGTTAAGCACTTCGCGCTCTTCCCGCTCCGGGTCATATTCATAGTTAGCGATCAGCGTCTGGTATTGGTGAGCGGAAGTCACCGACTCAATCCCCGCCAGGACATCGGCAAAAATCTGGTTGCGAAAGGAGGGAATCAGCACCCCGATCGTTTTACTGCGCGCATTAAGCAAAATCTCGGGGGCGCGATTGGGAATATAATTATTCTCCTCCATGATCTTCGAAATCAGCTCGCGGCTACGCTGCGAGACCTGATTGGGATCGCGAAGATAACGGCTTACCGTCATCTTATTTAGCCCAGCCAGCGTGGCGATATCCTGCAAGGTCATCCGATTGTTTTTCATGAAGTTCTCTGCGAAAGACAGCGTGATCAATTCGCAGAGAACCTTAACACAGCCAGCGAGGGACTGCATCTTATCCGACCGGATTAGCCCACCGCTTTCCCGGTTTGTAAGGATGTGGACGACGGCGCCTGATTAGCGCGCACGTTATACATCAATACCACCGAGGCCAGCAGGGAAATCGCCATAAAGGTGTACGAAACGCCCGGCCCGCCCGTCAGGCCATTGAGATACCCCACCAGCCATGCGCCGAGGAATGCCCCTAACGCGCCGAAACTGTTGATTAAGCCCATCGACACGCCCGCCACATTACGCGGCAACAGTTCAGGAATTAAGGCAAAAAACGGGCCGTAAGGCGCATACATGCAGGCTGCGGCAACCACCAGCAATCCATAAGAGAGCCAGAAAGCGTTGCTCCCCAACAGCCAGGAACATAAGAAAGCGATGGCGGCAATCAGCAGCAACGGCCAG comes from the Citrobacter koseri ATCC BAA-895 genome and includes:
- the proC gene encoding pyrroline-5-carboxylate reductase produces the protein MEKKIGFIGCGNMGKAILGGLIASGQVLPGQTWVYTPSPDNVAALHDRYGINAAQSAQDVAQVADIVFGAVKPGIMIKVLSEISSSLNKDSLVVSIAAGVTLDQLARALGHDRKIVRAMPNTPSLVNAGMTSITPNALVTPEDTADVLNIFRCFGEAEVIAESMIHPVVGVSGSAPAYVFMFIEAMADAAVLGGMPRAQAYKFAAQAVMGSAKMVLETGKHPGELKDMVCSPGGTTIEAVRVLEERGFRASIIEAMAKCMEKSEKLSKS
- the adrA gene encoding diguanylate cyclase AdrA encodes the protein MNDENFYKKAVAQSEPPHSPQNDHQRSGLRFARRVRLPRAVGLGWMFLPIAAVLASQPIAGGWWLFLVGWSFVWPHLAWQLASKAIDPLSREIYNLKADAILAGVWVGVMGVNVLPSTALLMMMCMNLMGAGGLRLFIAGMVLMVVSCLVTLQLTGITVAFRSAPLEWWFSLPVIVIYPLLFAWVSYQTATKLAEHKRRLQVMSMRDGMTGVYNRRHWEILLRNEFDNCRRYHRDATLLIIDIDHFKSINDTWGHDVGDEAIIALTRQLQMTLRGSDVIGRFGGDEFAVIMCGTPADNAIAAMSRVHERLNALRLPCAPQVILRISVGVAPLTTQIGHYREWLKSADMALYKAKNAGRNRTEVAA
- the psiF gene encoding phosphate starvation-inducible protein PsiF, producing the protein MKITLLVTLLFGLVFLTAVGAAEKTLTPQQQRMTSCNQQATAQALKGDARKTYMSDCLKNSKSAPGEKSLTPQQQRMRECNQQATDQSLKGDDRSKFMSACLKKSA
- the phoA gene encoding alkaline phosphatase → MKQSAIAIALLPLLFTPITHARTSTMTVLDNRAAQGDITTPGGARRLAGDQTAALRDSLSDKPAKNIILLIGDGMGDSEITAARNYAQGAGGFFKGIDALPLTGQYTHYALDKETGKPDYVTDSAASATAWSTGVKTYNGALGVDIHEKDHTTILEMAKAAGLATGNVSTAELQDATPAALVSHVTSRKCYGPNLTSTLCPTNALEKGGKGSITEQLLNTRADVTLGGGAATFAEMATAGEWQGKTLREQALARGYQLVNDADSLKAVTAANQDKPLLGLFSDGNMPVRWEGPKASYHGNLEQPAVTCKANPQRDDTVPTLAQMTDKAIELLSKNEKGFFLQVEGASIDKQDHAANPCGQIGETVDLDEAVQRALAFAKKEGNTLVVVTADHAHSSQIIAPESKAPGLTQALNTKDGAVMVISYGNSEEESQEHTGSQLRIAAYGPHAANVVGLTDQTDLFYTMKAALGLK
- the iraP gene encoding anti-adapter protein IraP, yielding MKNLISELLLRLAQKEEESKELVAQVEALEIIVTAMLRNMAQNEQQKLIHQVEDALDGVKPDASVPDYDTELLRQYVKKLLRHPRS
- the idnR gene encoding DNA-binding transcriptional regulator IdnR; protein product: MKNNRMTLQDIATLAGLNKMTVSRYLRDPNQVSQRSRELISKIMEENNYIPNRAPEILLNARSKTIGVLIPSFRNQIFADVLAGIESVTSAHQYQTLIANYEYDPEREEREVLNLLSYNIDALILTGKQHTERMVQYVRASGIPVAELMDITEHCLDMQVGIDNEKAAWDMTQAFLEAGKRAVAFFGSMDDPRDVSRYRGVERALNEQGLQPYHVVPKAISSLALGRQLFLQTMRDRPDINAIFCTNDDLAVGALLECQSQQIPVPQQVAIAGFHGLEIGRARLQKIASVITPRYDMGSVAADMLIKRLGGKETLDRVNLGYQIYYGDTL